The following proteins are encoded in a genomic region of Arachis stenosperma cultivar V10309 chromosome 4, arast.V10309.gnm1.PFL2, whole genome shotgun sequence:
- the LOC130973736 gene encoding uncharacterized protein LOC130973736 isoform X1: MKEPREPLPSRRRGTREREPSVWSPSQLLRNPRKSSSGLILFLFSKMSSQEKSLTLGGNEQQHVDADADAAASCRRTVSLPAQKLWLQSRRAAVSLSFTHRTSVSISQPSSSPPLEIYMEILSRLDMHFKWLVY; the protein is encoded by the exons ATGAAGGAGCCGCGAGAACCGTTGCCGTCGCGGAGGAGGGGGACGCGCGAGAGGGAGCCGTCAGTGTGGTCGCCGTCGCAGCTGTTGA GAAATCCAAGGAAATCAAGTTCTGGGttgattcttttcttgttcaGTAAGATGAGTTCTCAGGAAAAGTCTCTGACTTTGGGTGGAAATGAACAACAACATGTTGATGCTGATGCTGATGCAGCAGCTTCTTGCAGAAGAACAGTTTCTCTGCCAGCTCAAAAG TTATGGTTGCAAAGTCGTCGTGCTGCCGTCTCCCTCTCCTTCACTCATCGCACCTCCGTTTCCATCTCTCAACCCTCCTCCTCGCCACCG TTGGAGATCTACATGGAGATCTTAAGCAGGCTAGATATGCACTTCAAATGGCTGGTGTATTGA
- the LOC130973736 gene encoding shewanella-like protein phosphatase 1 isoform X2, producing MVKTVLIQVGDILDRDEEEIAILSLLRSLDKQAKAKGGAVFQTPEGINGSHVLKIISLTMMISNHEVLYFVMKCKRSR from the exons ATGGTCAAAACG GTGTTGATTCAAGTTGGAGATATACTAGAtcgagatgaagaagaaattgctATCTTGTCCTTGTTGCGATCTTTGGATAAACAGGCAAAGGCAAAAGGTGGAGCTGTGTTTCAG ACTCCAGAAGGAATTAACGGCTCTCATG TGCTGAAAATAATTTCGCTTACAATGATGATCAGTAATCATGAAGTTTTATATTTTGTAATGAAGTGTAAAAGAAGTAGATAA